One region of Triticum aestivum cultivar Chinese Spring chromosome 6B, IWGSC CS RefSeq v2.1, whole genome shotgun sequence genomic DNA includes:
- the LOC123136512 gene encoding protein NRT1/ PTR FAMILY 8.3 has translation MEAAAADEERPLLHLLPYNQDVGSEYTGDGSVDINNQPALKCNTGNWGACYMILGVEFCECIAFYAIATNLVTYLATVLHESKVAAARDVSAWVGACFLTPLIGAFLADSYLGRYWTIVVSLPVHTIGMLVLTVAASVPTSYYHGDVHRTVVVYLGLYLAALGTGGIKPCASAFGADQFDSGDLTELEKKGSFFNWYYFLLNLGSLLSSTLLVWLQDNGGWGLSFAIPTVLMTLGLAVFVGGSRVYRFRKLRASPFTSICQVLVAAVRKWHVQLPDDISLLYELASSSSSAESSHKIQHTSQFRFLDKAATVPPPLDQTCMVLPLCSWSLCTVTQVEELKILLRMFHVWASFVIFYAVAGQTASTFIEQGMVMDNHVGQFAIPPASLSIVSVFSVLIGVFIYESVLVPLARRYTGKAKGFSQTQRLGIGFALSMLTMIYSAMLEMKRLATAQASGLRDQNVPVPVSILWQVPAYVMHGAAGVFAGIGMMEFFYDEAPYTMKSLCAAFAQLAVASAAYFNALVFSVVAVATAHDDAPGWIPDNLNEGHLDYFFWMMAALSLLNLAQFVHYSMRYREKTTS, from the exons atggaagcagcagcagcagacgagGAGAGGCCCCTGCTTCATCTCCTACCGTATAATCAG GATGTAGGTTCAGAATACACCGGCGATGGATCTGTTGACATCAACAATCAGCCTGCTCTGAAGTGCAACACAGGCAATTGGGGGGCGTGCTACATGATTTTAG GTGTCGAGTTCTGCGAATGCATCGCCTTCTACGCAATCGCGACCAACTTGGTAACCTACCTCGCCACCGTGCTCCACGAAAGCAAGGTCGCTGCTGCGCGGGATGTCTCTGCCTGGGTCGGCGCATGCTTCCTCACACCACTTATTGGGGCCTTCTTGGCGGACTCATATCTGGGAAGATACTGGACGATAGTTGTTTCCCTTCCAGTCCACACCATC GGAATGCTCGTGCTCACAGTTGCAGCATCAGTCCCGACATCCTACTACCATGGTGATGTTCATCGTACTGTGGTGGTGTACCTGGGACTCTATCTTGCCGCACTTGGGACCGGTGGCATTAAACCCTGTGCGTCAGCCTTCGGTGCCGACCAATTCGACAGTGGAGACCTGACGGAGCTGGAGAAGAAGGGCTCCTTCTTCAACTGGTACTACTTCCTGCTCAATCTCGGCTCCCTTCTGTCAAGCACACTGCTTGTTTGGCTGCAGGACAATGGTGGGTGGGGGCTCAGTTTTGCAATCCCAACGGTGCTCATGACCTTGGGCCTAGCAGTATTTGTTGGTGGCTCCAGAGTGTACAGGTTCAGGAAACTGAGAGCAAGCCCATTCACGAGTATCTGTCAGGTGCTCGTTGCGGCCGTCAGGAAGTGGCATGTGCAACTGCCAGATGATATCTCACTCTTGTACGAGCTGGCCAGTTCGTCATCATCAGCTGAATCAAGTCACAAAATTCAGCATACAAGTCAATTCAG GTTTCTAGACAAGGCTGCCACTGTGCCGCCCCCGTTAGACCAGACATGCATGGTGTTGCCGTTGTGTTCATGGAGTCTCTGCACAGTGACCCAAGTTGAGGAGTTGAAGATACTGCTACGGATGTTCCACGTCTGGGCGTCGTTCGTGATCTTCTATGCAGTCGCTGGGCAGACCGCATCGACGTTTATCGAGCAGGGGATGGTCATGGACAACCACGTCGGCCAGTTCGCAATCCCACCTGCCTCCCTCTCTATTGTCAGCGTGTTCAGCGTCCTTATCGGGGTTTTCATCTACGAATCCGTGCTAGTGCCACTCGCGCGGCGTTATACTGGCAAGGCGAAGGGCTTCTCACAGACGCAGCGCCTTGGAATTGGCTTTGCGCTGTCCATGCTGACCATGATCTACTCAGCAATGCTCGAGATGAAGAGATTGGCGACCGCACAAGCTAGCGGCCTGAGAGACCAGAATGTGCCCGTGCCAGTGAGCATTCTGTGGCAAGTGCCTGCATATGTAATGCATGGTGCAGCCGGGGTTTTCGCAGGAATCGGCATGATGGAGTTCTTCTACGATGAGGCCCCTTACACCATGAAGAGCCTTTGTGCAGCATTCGCACAGCTTGCAGTTGCGTCCGCAGCTTACTTCAACGCGCTCGTATTTAGTGTTGTTGCGGTGGCCACGGCGCACGATGATGCTCCTGGATGGATCCCGGATAATCTGAATGAAGGGCATTTGGACTATTTCTTCTGGATGATGGCTGCTCTTAGCTTACTGAATCTGGCGCAATTTGTGCACTACTCCATGAGGTATAGAGAGAAGACAACTTCTTGA